The nucleotide window GCTAGAATTACTCAACTCTGCTCTTGTAGTGAGAATGCCTCCATAGACAGCATTTAAAGCATTTAACAAATAGCCTGGCAATGTTAAAACTTTACTTACAAAAACAGATGAGGGCTGGATTTGGGCTCCGGGCCATAGTTTGCTAACACTGGATCTATAGCATCTGGACCCACAGATTGAAACTTGGTGGGAGAATGGTTCACAGGCCACAGTATGGAACTAAGTGTATAAAGATTTGGTGTGAAAGAATTCTGTTTTGGTTCACAAAGAAATTAGGAGCATACCTTCCTGCCATCCAGAGAAGCCTGTGTGGCTGGGCTACTTGAAAAAAGCCTCTAACCTGCCCTGCAGTCCTCTGTTTCTTATGCTATGGGCTCCGGAAGGAAGGGACTGACAGGGGAGTTGCTTAGGCATTTCAGAAAATCATTCTGGCACCTTCAGAAccttcatgggattttctgcATCATGAGCTGTGTCTGGTCCATATCTTGGCATCTTAGGGCTCCCTGAGTTTTGCTTGTGAGGCCTTGGCATTTCTCAAGCAGAAGGAGAGACAGTAAGCATTGAAAGCAAGAGTATGGCAGAGTCATTTTCATAGCCTGTCATGGTTTCTGCTGTAGAAGAAAAGTAGAACTTGTGCTGCTCTCAGGCAGAATAATCAacacctgactcactggaagcaTTGCTAATatgcctcctccagaggaaaGCTCTGCTGCTCCCCTTGTTGTCAGCAGGGCAGTTGCATGAATTGGTGTTCCCTGAGCCCAGCTTGGAAATGCTCTTTGTGTCTCACCCATGAATTGACGGTGAGCAGGGCCTAGGCCTTCTACCGTCCCCCACCAAAGTGCTTGAGTTTTTCggggttgctttttttttaggGGTGGGGGGGTATTTGGAGtagctgaatttttctttttgatttttattggagtatagttgctttacaatgttgtgttagtttctgctgtacagcaaagtgaatcagtatacatatatcccctcttttttagttttccttcctatttaggtcaccacagagcattgagtagagttccctgtgctatacagtagattttcattagttatctattttatacataatattgtatatatttcacTCCCAGTCCCCCAATTCTTTCATCTCCCACTCCCCCCACCTTGGTATCCATAAATTTTTCTACGTCTGtatctctgtttttcctttgcaGATAAGCCCATCTGtatgtaccatttttctggatttcacatataagtgatattacatgacatttgtttttctgtttctgacttcacCTGGActgtctctaggtctatccacatctctATAAATGGTACTATTTCATTCCTTGTGAGTGAGTTTTCAAGTTTACTTCCCAAGTCAGTGACTGCTCTGGGATAGTGATTCAGACTCTTGTAGGCCTTGAGAGGAGATTAGGCATCTTCTACAAGGTACAGAAGTAGCATTAAAACAACTGAATTCTGTAATCAAAAggaggaatggggtggggggttATTGTGGGTATAATTGTGCTGATATCAAAGAGGTGGAATAGATTGCTTATTTCTGTTCTTAGCTTTCTTTTTGGAAATCTGCTTTCCTCATTCCTGTTGGATTTTAGTGCAACAGCTGCCTCTAACTGTAAAGAAAGTCTGGCCAGAGGACAGAGGAAATTTAAACTGAGGAGCAGTCCAAAGAACTGCTCAATGGTACCCTAGGTTTGGGGTTCTCCTGTGCCTTTATGCAGGGTACATGGGGTTTTTCCTTGATGTATGCTGTCTTGTGGTTTGGGCATTCACTAACATTGAACTTACTTGAGTGGACAGTGGTATAGTTTTAATCCATGTCTTATAGTGTGTAAATTTTAGTATTAAGATAGGTGGAAGCCACTTATTCTTCATCTACCCTTTTTTCAGTATCTGGCACCAATTCTGGCCCAGTCATTTGTGATCCATGGCTCTTGTGATATGCCGAAGATTTCCAGGCACTTTGTGTGGAACACCTTCCCAACCAGCTCTAATCAAGAACCATATAAACAAGAAATTACTTGGTCAGACATGTGAGGACTGTGCTCTGACTGCTAGAATGATCAGTACTGACACCAGAATGGCAGCCATTCTCCAGCTGTTAAAACCTATAAGATATTGGACATTTTGCAGTCCTTTTACCTACAGTGCAACCCAAAGTATGGCATGGTGGAATATGAGAAGCTACATGTGGCACAAAGGACAGGACTCTCCAGAAAACAGCCTCTGCTGTCTTGCCAGAAAAGTTAACATTTATAACACCTCTGCTTCTTGGAGGCTTCTGACAACCGGCAGTACCCTCCCAGGTTTGGAATTCAGCAGGGCTTCTGCCTCTAAGGCCAGCACATTGAACCTGCACTCACCCAGGGCCATGAAAATTGACGAAGAGGATATAGAAACTTTTGATTCCCTTGAAGACCCTCGAGTTTTCCTCCAGCTAAGACCAGAATATCAGCTTCACAGCTATAACAGATCTGAGACTTGTCAACCTCTGTCAGTTTCAGAAGGTGAACTAATTTTGCACAAAGTCACCGTTTATCAAGATAATCTCCAGCCTCAAATTATTGTTGACTATTTCTGTAAGCTGAGTTCTTTGCCTGCAGAGCAACATCCTGTTTTGCTGTCCAGTACCAGCTTTGCTCTGCTCTGCCAGCTGAGTGTGAAAAACATACATCTCTTTGATGCCCCAGATCTGATCAATATTTTGAAAGCTTTTGTCAGTTTAGGAATTCCTCATTCCCATTCAATGCTAGATGTGTTTGAAACACACTTTTGCCATAAGGTATGGGAAATGAGTCTGGATCAACTTCTCTTGGTGGCTGACCTCTGGCGGTACTTGGGACACAGAGTACCTCggtttttaaagatcttttttagTTATCTTAATTTGCACTGGAAAGATCTATCCTTGTCCCAGCTGATTCACTTAATTTATATTATAGGTGAAAGTCGTCAGGCACCCCAGGATCTAATGCAAAAACTAGAATCATTGATCCTCAAGTATATAGATTTGATCAATTTAGAAGAGATTGGTACAAtctgtttggggttttttaagtCGAGTAGTAGTCTCTCTGAATTTGTCATGCGGAAATTTGGAGATCTGGCTTGTGCTGACATGCAGCATCTGAGTAGTTATGCCTTAGTGAATATTCTTAAAATGTTCCGTTTCACTCATGTGGATCACGTAAATTTCATGAAGCAATTTGGACAGATTGCTCCTCAGCGAATTCCTTCCCTGGGAGTTCAGGGTGTCATGCACCTGACTCTTGCCTGCTCGGCATTACGCTTCCTGGATGAAAGGGTAATGAATGCTGTGGCTGCTTCTTTGCCTCCTAGGGTAGCATACTGTCGAAGTAAAGATGTTGCCAAGATTCTGTGGTCATTTGGAACTCTGAATTATAAGCCACCCAATGCAGAAGAGTTTTATTCTAGCCTGATGAATGAGATTCACAGAAAGATGCTTGAGTTCAATCGATACCCAGAACACCTGCTCACGTGCTTGCTGGGCCTGGCATTTTCTGAGTACTTTCCAGTAGAGCTCATAGATTTCGCTTTGAGTCCAGGGTTTGTCAGGTTAGCTCAGGAGAGAAGTAAGTTTGAGGTCACCAAGGAGCTGTATACTCTTGATGGTACAGTTGGCATTGAATGTCCAGATTACAGAGGCAATCGTCTTAGTTCTCAGCTTCAGCAAGAGGGGTCAGAAATGCTATGGAATTTAGCAAGGAAGGATATGAACTCAAAACCTGAATTCCTAGAAGCTCTCTTTTTACTTGAGACCATGTTGGGTGGGCCCCAGTATGTCAAACACCATATGATTTTGCCTCATACCCGATCTTCTGATTTAGAGGTTCAGCTTGATGTTAACATGAAGCCATTACCATTTAACAGAGAAGCCATACCAATTGAAGATGTAGCCAAGTTCAGG belongs to Bos indicus isolate NIAB-ARS_2022 breed Sahiwal x Tharparkar chromosome 13, NIAB-ARS_B.indTharparkar_mat_pri_1.0, whole genome shotgun sequence and includes:
- the FASTKD5 gene encoding FAST kinase domain-containing protein 5, mitochondrial, which encodes MALVICRRFPGTLCGTPSQPALIKNHINKKLLGQTCEDCALTARMISTDTRMAAILQLLKPIRYWTFCSPFTYSATQSMAWWNMRSYMWHKGQDSPENSLCCLARKVNIYNTSASWRLLTTGSTLPGLEFSRASASKASTLNLHSPRAMKIDEEDIETFDSLEDPRVFLQLRPEYQLHSYNRSETCQPLSVSEGELILHKVTVYQDNLQPQIIVDYFCKLSSLPAEQHPVLLSSTSFALLCQLSVKNIHLFDAPDLINILKAFVSLGIPHSHSMLDVFETHFCHKVWEMSLDQLLLVADLWRYLGHRVPRFLKIFFSYLNLHWKDLSLSQLIHLIYIIGESRQAPQDLMQKLESLILKYIDLINLEEIGTICLGFFKSSSSLSEFVMRKFGDLACADMQHLSSYALVNILKMFRFTHVDHVNFMKQFGQIAPQRIPSLGVQGVMHLTLACSALRFLDERVMNAVAASLPPRVAYCRSKDVAKILWSFGTLNYKPPNAEEFYSSLMNEIHRKMLEFNRYPEHLLTCLLGLAFSEYFPVELIDFALSPGFVRLAQERSKFEVTKELYTLDGTVGIECPDYRGNRLSSQLQQEGSEMLWNLARKDMNSKPEFLEALFLLETMLGGPQYVKHHMILPHTRSSDLEVQLDVNMKPLPFNREAIPIEDVAKFRLKHVGVSLTDDLMNQLLKGKSKGHSQGEIESDNGQQPLKLEETAKPVGSSLCNKVDRLGAIEMADLSPATCLQAPQVKLAIQLTNRNQYCYGSRDLLGLHNMKRRQLNQLGYRVVELSHWEWLPLLKRTRLEKLAFLHEKVFTSAL